The sequence TTCAAGATTAGAACTCATGGCTCCACCCCTTGCGATTTATTTGGCCGTTCTTCGGTCTTATCCCCCAGCTTAAACCCCCATTTCCTCTTCAAGTTCAGTTAAGGTGGTGTCAAGGCGATCCAGCATATCATCTACCTGCTCGCTGGTGATACAGATGGGTGGAAACACAAAGATAGGCAAGCCGCGTTTATGGGCGGCCGGTCGACGAGGACCATATAAAGTGGAATATAAAACAAGGCCATTTTTTAATGCAAGGGTCTGTAGTTTGCGCTCTGCCTCCGCACCTTGAGGAAAGAATTCCATGGTCTCTTTATTCATGACCAGCTCAAGAGGCATTAACATCCCGATGCCCCGTTTTCCTGCAATGATGGGATGCTTCAGCAGCCGCTCCGCTTGTGAGTGCAAGTACGACCCGACTTCGGCACTATTTTCGATTAAACCATCTTCCTCTATGATATCAATAACAGCTTTAGCGGCGGCACATGCTATCGGATGTCCCTGATTGGTAAAGCCGTGCACAAAGGCAGCGCCTTTGGCAAACGGCTCATTAACCTTATCACTAGCGATCGCCGCCCCCATGGGCGCGTACAGGCTGGACATCCCCTTTCCGGTGATCATAATATCGGGTTTTACATCAAAGTGCTCCATACCAAACCACTTGCCGGTTCGGCCAAAGCCCGTCACAACTTCATCAGCGATGAAAAGTATATTGTACTTGTCACAGATCTCCCTTACCTTCTGCCAATATTCCTTGGGAGCCACAAACCCGTAATCCTCCCCTGCGCTTACCGGTGTTGCCATGAAGGCCGCCACGTGCCGTTCCCCGGCATAATGGATCGCTTCCTCCAGTTCATAATTGCAAAACTCCGCGTATTCTTCGGTACTCATACCTGCAGGGGGACGAGAGCTAGGCTGATGAATATGCGGCCAGGGATGCATATAAGGCACAAACTTGGTCTGGGATCCAGGACCACCGGCTGCTGAAAGCGCCCCCAGCGTCATGCCATGATAGCTTTCGTGGCAGGTTATAATTTTGTATTTTTGATCATTCCCCGTTTCAACGTGATACTGGCGAGCCAGTTTAATAGCCGTCTCAATCGCCAAAGATCCACCCGAGACAGGAAAGACGGTATTCAAATCCCATGGTGTAATTTGGCTAATTCTCTCGCATAGCTCCGCCCGAGGCTGGCTGGAAAGCATCGGATGACAGTACTCGAACTTTTCCAATTGCTTGTTTATAGCCTCGCGAATTCTCCTGTCACCGTGACCCAGATTTATAGCGATTGGCCCTCCAGATACATCAATGAAACGATTCCCCTCGTTATCATAGAGATATATCCCCTCAGCTCTATCCAAAATTGGTTTATACGGATGATAGCCAAGCATTTTACTCCACATGCCTTCCATTTTTCTTGGTCCAAATTTTTCTTCAATTTCCGGTGTCATAACAACCTCCTTAGATTTCTGACTTGTGGTTAATGTTTTAACAGAAAAAACACCGATCCCTTAGCTTATATCTCCCCTTAGCTAGTTGGGAATGAATCAGCGGCCATCCTGTCAACCCTTTTAACAATCTGAAAAAAAACATGCTTTCTAATAAGTACTGTACTGCACCCGACCTCCTTGAACAACTTCTTCTCACGTTAGTGCAATTTCGTGGTCAAAGAAACCGGGAGCAACTCACCTTTACAACCTCCTTCATGAAAACTTGGTTAAACAATTAAGAACTTATTTGAATCAGTCTGTTGTCAAAGAGTAATTTTAGTGCAACTTTCGTGGTGAATTCCCTTAAAAAAAATCACCCATGCCCGGCGGCCGGAAGCAGAGACACTTCTGCGCCTTATGCCAAAAGCCTCAAGACATCCTCACAGAGGCAGCCCATCGGCTCGGCCACCCCGGGGCAAGTGATCTTCCCTTTATAAAGATTCACGCCTGACGCCAGGGCCATATTTCCCTTTATGGCCCGCTCGATACCCTTGTTGGCAATCTCGAGGGCATAAGGCAGCGTAACGTTGGTCAAGGCAAAGGTTGAGGTTCGCGCCACAATGGCAGGCATGTTGGTCACGCAGTAGTGGATAACCTCATCCACCACAAAGACCGGATCTTCATGGCTCGTCGGCCGGCTGGTCTCGATGCAGCCCCCCTGGTCAATGGCCACATCCACCACCACCGATCCAGGCGGCATGGTGGAGATCATCTCCCGGGTGACCAGGTCCGGGGACTTGGCCCCGGGGATGAGAACGGCCCCGATAACCAGGTCTGAGACCGAAACCAGGCGCGCGATATTTTCGTGGTTGGCCATGACCGTGGCAATGGCGTTACCAAAAATATCATCCAGGGCCGCCAGCCGCCGGGGGTTAACGTCGAGCACGTAGACATCGGCCCCAAGGCCAACCGCGATTTTAGTGGCATTGGCTCCGACCACTCCCCCGCCGATAACCGTGACCCTGCCTTTTTCCACCCCAGGCACTCCCCCTAACAACACCCCGCGGCCGCCGTGGATTTTTTCAAGATAATGAGCGCCAACCTGGGGCGCGATGCGCCCGGCCACCTCACTCATGGGCGTCAGCAGCGGGAGCGATCCATCATCCAGCTGGATCGTCTCGTAGGCCACCCCGATGCACCGGCAGTCCATCAAGGCCCGGGTCAGTTCAGGGGCAGGCGCGAGATGCAAATAGGTAAAGAGGATCTGATCCTCCCTGATCAAGGAGTATTCCCCGGGCAGGGGCTCCTTGACCTTGACGATCATCTCGGCCCGGTCATAGACCTGGGCAGCCTCTGGAAGCAGGACAGCGCCGGCCTTCACATACTCCTCGTCAGTAATGCCGCTTCCCTTGCCCGCATTCTCCTCGATAAAAACCTGATGACCGGCTTCCGTTAATATGCGAACGCCCGCCGGAACCATGCCAACCCGGAACTCACTATTCTTAACCTCTTTGGGCACACCAATCAGCATAATTTCACCAATCCTTCATCTGATCAGGCAGCAAAATCCATTTGCATTTGGCCTTCATAATCATAAATGATTCACTCGAAAGGATGCCGCCTACTTTGGGAAGCTCCACCGTCAGGAACCGGTAAAAATCAGGCATCCCGTTCGGCGAGATAACCTCGACTATAATATCATAACGGCCGGTGACAACCGCAGCCCAGTGGACCAGGTCCAGCTTTGAAATCTGCTCCACCTTTTCATCGAGCTGCTGGTGCTTTTCGATATTGAGGGCCACAAGGACAATGATGAGATTTTCAATCTTAAAGGGATCCACCAGACCGGCGACCTTTAAAACTCCAGAACGCATCAGGGCCTTCATCCTGGAACGGACGGTCGGATTGGTCACCTCCAGGTTTTGCGCCATTTCTCCGGTGGGCATCCGGCCGTCCTGGCTCAGGAGACGGATGAGGTCCTTATCCAGGGCGCTCAAGGCCATTTTTTTTATCTCCTATTAGGTTTCAGAGCGGAGCAGGTTTTC comes from Deltaproteobacteria bacterium and encodes:
- a CDS encoding aspartate aminotransferase family protein produces the protein MTPEIEEKFGPRKMEGMWSKMLGYHPYKPILDRAEGIYLYDNEGNRFIDVSGGPIAINLGHGDRRIREAINKQLEKFEYCHPMLSSQPRAELCERISQITPWDLNTVFPVSGGSLAIETAIKLARQYHVETGNDQKYKIITCHESYHGMTLGALSAAGGPGSQTKFVPYMHPWPHIHQPSSRPPAGMSTEEYAEFCNYELEEAIHYAGERHVAAFMATPVSAGEDYGFVAPKEYWQKVREICDKYNILFIADEVVTGFGRTGKWFGMEHFDVKPDIMITGKGMSSLYAPMGAAIASDKVNEPFAKGAAFVHGFTNQGHPIACAAAKAVIDIIEEDGLIENSAEVGSYLHSQAERLLKHPIIAGKRGIGMLMPLELVMNKETMEFFPQGAEAERKLQTLALKNGLVLYSTLYGPRRPAAHKRGLPIFVFPPICITSEQVDDMLDRLDTTLTELEEEMGV
- the ald gene encoding alanine dehydrogenase gives rise to the protein MLIGVPKEVKNSEFRVGMVPAGVRILTEAGHQVFIEENAGKGSGITDEEYVKAGAVLLPEAAQVYDRAEMIVKVKEPLPGEYSLIREDQILFTYLHLAPAPELTRALMDCRCIGVAYETIQLDDGSLPLLTPMSEVAGRIAPQVGAHYLEKIHGGRGVLLGGVPGVEKGRVTVIGGGVVGANATKIAVGLGADVYVLDVNPRRLAALDDIFGNAIATVMANHENIARLVSVSDLVIGAVLIPGAKSPDLVTREMISTMPPGSVVVDVAIDQGGCIETSRPTSHEDPVFVVDEVIHYCVTNMPAIVARTSTFALTNVTLPYALEIANKGIERAIKGNMALASGVNLYKGKITCPGVAEPMGCLCEDVLRLLA
- a CDS encoding Lrp/AsnC family transcriptional regulator, coding for MALSALDKDLIRLLSQDGRMPTGEMAQNLEVTNPTVRSRMKALMRSGVLKVAGLVDPFKIENLIIVLVALNIEKHQQLDEKVEQISKLDLVHWAAVVTGRYDIIVEVISPNGMPDFYRFLTVELPKVGGILSSESFMIMKAKCKWILLPDQMKDW